A genomic stretch from Sphingobacterium sp. ML3W includes:
- a CDS encoding altronate dehydratase family protein, with protein sequence MAIQRYLQIHPMDNVLVALQDLAEGTAIVFEGKEFTLKQAVAAKHKFTIQPMEQDAEILMYGVLVGKLNGDLEAGELITTENLRHASEDFRMGDRKTTWTKPDIAAFKEKTFNGFHRSNGTVGTANYWLVIPLVFCENRNVLTLKAAFEEKLGYKVKANNYNSEVEDLIGLYKSGADVNQILGQDLLANSTSNEQERLFKNVDGIKFLNHEMGCGGTRMDSDALCGLLAGYITHPNVAGATVLSLGCQHAQASILKAEIEKRNPGFDRPLYIFEQQKEGTEKELMQKAIKATFAGMMQADKNERKPATLDKLCIGLECGGSDGFSGISANPALGFVSDILVTLGGSVILAEFPELCGVEQELSDRCVDEPTAEKFMNLMRTYNAKAEADGSGFYMNPSPGNIRDGLITDAIKSAGAAKKGGTSPVAAVIDYPELANGAGLNLLCTPGNDVESTTAEVAAGANIVLFTTGLGTPTGNPITPVVKLSTNTKTFEKMPDIIDLNCGTIIEGTETIEKAAHRILDYVIEVASGEVKPKAVLLGQDDFIPWRRGVSL encoded by the coding sequence ATGGCCATACAACGTTATTTACAAATCCATCCAATGGATAATGTCCTGGTTGCATTGCAGGACCTGGCTGAAGGAACAGCAATTGTTTTCGAAGGTAAAGAGTTTACATTGAAGCAAGCCGTTGCGGCCAAGCATAAGTTTACGATTCAGCCGATGGAGCAAGATGCCGAAATATTGATGTATGGTGTTTTGGTTGGGAAGTTGAATGGTGATTTAGAAGCAGGTGAGTTGATCACAACAGAAAATCTACGTCATGCATCCGAAGATTTTAGAATGGGTGATCGCAAGACCACTTGGACAAAACCAGATATCGCTGCTTTCAAAGAGAAAACGTTCAATGGATTTCACCGCTCGAACGGTACGGTAGGAACTGCCAATTATTGGTTGGTCATTCCATTAGTATTTTGTGAAAACAGAAATGTATTGACGCTAAAAGCTGCTTTCGAAGAGAAATTGGGTTATAAGGTCAAAGCTAACAATTACAACTCCGAAGTGGAAGACTTGATCGGCTTGTATAAATCCGGTGCGGATGTAAACCAAATTCTGGGACAAGATTTATTGGCTAATTCGACATCAAATGAACAAGAACGTTTGTTTAAAAATGTGGACGGCATTAAGTTTTTGAACCACGAAATGGGGTGCGGTGGTACCCGTATGGACTCTGATGCCCTATGCGGTTTGTTGGCGGGATATATTACACATCCAAACGTGGCAGGTGCGACTGTATTGAGTTTAGGCTGCCAACATGCACAGGCGTCCATTTTGAAGGCTGAAATAGAGAAAAGGAATCCTGGCTTTGACCGTCCTTTATACATCTTTGAGCAACAAAAAGAAGGAACTGAAAAAGAATTGATGCAAAAGGCAATCAAAGCAACCTTCGCTGGAATGATGCAAGCGGATAAAAATGAGCGCAAGCCAGCTACTTTAGATAAACTATGTATCGGTTTGGAGTGCGGTGGTTCAGATGGCTTCTCAGGTATTTCGGCCAATCCGGCACTTGGTTTTGTTTCGGATATTCTGGTGACTTTGGGCGGTTCTGTTATTTTAGCTGAATTTCCGGAATTGTGTGGTGTGGAGCAGGAGCTTAGTGACCGCTGTGTCGATGAACCTACTGCCGAGAAATTTATGAATTTAATGCGGACCTACAATGCTAAAGCAGAAGCGGATGGTTCGGGTTTCTATATGAACCCATCTCCGGGCAATATCCGTGATGGTCTAATCACAGATGCGATCAAATCAGCAGGAGCAGCTAAAAAAGGAGGTACCTCGCCAGTCGCAGCTGTGATTGATTATCCAGAATTGGCTAACGGGGCAGGACTCAACTTACTATGTACACCTGGTAATGACGTGGAGAGTACCACCGCAGAGGTTGCTGCGGGTGCTAATATTGTCTTATTTACGACAGGATTGGGTACGCCTACGGGAAATCCGATTACGCCAGTTGTAAAGCTATCGACAAATACAAAGACTTTTGAAAAAATGCCTGATATCATAGATCTTAACTGTGGTACCATTATCGAAGGTACAGAGACTATTGAAAAGGCAGCACATCGTATACTTGATTATGTAATTGAAGTTGCTTCAGGTGAGGTCAAGCCTAAAGCAGTCTTGTTGGGACAGGATGATTTTATTCCTTGGCGAAGGGGCGTTTCTTTGTAA
- a CDS encoding L-rhamnose mutarotase, giving the protein MKKYVMALDLVNDPQLIKEYEDYHRAVWPEIKRSILDAGVTQMEIYRFENRLFMNMEVGEDFSFERKSAMDAANEKVQEWEQLMWKYQAAIPGSKPGEKWVMMNKIFELV; this is encoded by the coding sequence ATGAAAAAGTATGTCATGGCATTGGATCTTGTCAATGATCCACAATTGATCAAAGAATATGAGGATTATCACCGTGCAGTGTGGCCAGAGATCAAGCGATCGATTTTGGATGCCGGGGTAACGCAAATGGAGATCTATCGTTTTGAGAATAGATTGTTTATGAATATGGAAGTTGGTGAGGATTTTTCATTTGAGCGGAAATCTGCTATGGATGCTGCCAATGAAAAAGTTCAGGAATGGGAGCAGTTGATGTGGAAATATCAGGCCGCTATCCCGGGATCCAAGCCAGGTGAAAAGTGGGTAATGATGAATAAAATATTTGAATTAGTATAA
- the fucP gene encoding L-fucose:H+ symporter permease, producing MTNKKSYTFALILVTSLFFFWGFIHNLDPILIPHLRNAFSLSHFQASLVDSAVFIAYFVMAIPAGIIMKRYGYKAGILIGLLFFALGCFLFVPAANTISYAFFLGALFVVACGLTILETAANPYVAILGDPATSAQRLNFAQSFNGLAAFLAPIFGGKFILSHEPKSQEELAQMAEQAKLAYIQSETASVKMPYLVLGVLILLIAALFFFTKLPDIKDDEEEGKAGFFHALRHKNVRWAVIAQFFYVGAQVCILSFLVLYATEVAGISGKDGADYAGFAGLAFMLGRFIGTFFMRFVSASKLLIIYSFVTIALSLFVIFGTGVQTLYALIGIAFFMSIMFPTIFAFGVQGIGADTKSASSLIVMSIVGGALLPPLLGLISDTTGHFQYGYFVPLVCFVVVLAFAFQNRNVSIAETENLKSH from the coding sequence ATGACTAACAAAAAGAGTTACACATTTGCCTTGATTTTGGTGACCTCCTTGTTCTTCTTTTGGGGATTTATCCATAACCTTGATCCGATCTTGATTCCACACTTGAGGAATGCCTTTAGTTTATCGCATTTCCAGGCTTCTTTGGTCGATTCAGCGGTATTTATTGCCTATTTTGTGATGGCAATCCCTGCGGGAATTATTATGAAACGTTATGGCTACAAGGCCGGTATTCTGATCGGATTGTTATTTTTTGCGCTGGGCTGCTTTTTGTTTGTTCCTGCAGCAAATACCATAAGTTATGCTTTCTTTTTGGGGGCCTTGTTTGTGGTCGCATGTGGTTTGACTATCTTGGAAACAGCGGCTAACCCGTATGTCGCTATTTTAGGTGATCCTGCAACATCTGCTCAACGGCTGAATTTTGCGCAGTCATTCAATGGTCTTGCAGCATTCTTGGCACCGATATTCGGTGGGAAATTTATCTTGTCGCATGAACCGAAATCGCAAGAAGAACTTGCGCAGATGGCTGAACAGGCAAAACTGGCTTACATCCAGTCGGAAACAGCTTCAGTAAAGATGCCTTACCTTGTTTTGGGCGTATTGATCCTGTTGATTGCAGCTTTGTTCTTCTTTACCAAATTGCCTGATATCAAGGATGATGAGGAAGAAGGTAAAGCAGGCTTCTTTCATGCCTTGAGACATAAAAATGTAAGATGGGCGGTTATTGCTCAGTTTTTTTATGTTGGTGCTCAGGTCTGTATCTTAAGCTTTTTGGTTCTATACGCGACAGAAGTAGCGGGGATATCAGGGAAAGATGGTGCGGACTATGCAGGTTTTGCAGGATTAGCATTTATGTTAGGTCGATTTATTGGAACCTTCTTTATGCGTTTTGTTTCAGCATCCAAACTGTTGATCATATATTCATTTGTTACGATTGCATTATCACTGTTCGTTATTTTTGGAACAGGGGTACAAACATTATATGCCTTGATTGGAATTGCATTTTTTATGTCCATTATGTTTCCGACCATCTTTGCTTTTGGAGTACAAGGGATTGGTGCAGATACTAAATCAGCTTCGAGTCTGATTGTCATGTCTATTGTTGGCGGAGCGTTATTGCCACCACTTTTGGGCTTAATATCGGATACAACAGGCCATTTTCAATATGGTTATTTTGTGCCTTTAGTATGTTTTGTCGTGGTATTGGCTTTTGCCTTTCAGAATAGGAACGTGAGCATCGCCGAAACAGAAAATCTTAAATCACATTAA
- a CDS encoding AraC family transcriptional regulator — translation MKAQLLHLNNNLTHSFNARRDNTPQYHNIWHYHEELELIYFAEGSGTQFIGDSVRRFESGDITLVGSNLPHYWLFDEIYLREDNPQAADIRVLHFKENFWGNEFTNLPENKNIKELIRISKRGIALSKSNKAETIAHIDAILDNADTTRIIHLLQILTSIATEEQHDLLTSTGFTIQSQDQDADRMRIAMHYIGENYRDQIRLHELASLTGMTPNSFCRYFKSQIGKTLFQFLIEMRVKTACNLLLENKQTIKQICFESGFQNFSSFHKYFKNITGTTPLNYQKSKT, via the coding sequence ATGAAAGCACAATTACTCCATTTAAACAACAATCTCACCCATTCATTCAACGCAAGAAGAGATAATACACCACAATACCACAACATTTGGCATTATCACGAAGAACTTGAATTAATCTATTTTGCAGAGGGCTCTGGTACACAGTTTATTGGAGACAGCGTTCGCCGTTTTGAATCCGGAGATATTACACTAGTAGGCTCCAATCTCCCTCATTATTGGCTGTTTGATGAAATCTACCTAAGGGAAGATAATCCACAAGCAGCAGATATACGTGTACTGCATTTTAAAGAAAATTTCTGGGGGAATGAATTCACGAACCTGCCTGAAAACAAAAACATCAAAGAGTTGATACGGATTTCGAAACGAGGAATAGCACTTTCTAAATCAAATAAGGCTGAGACAATAGCACATATTGATGCAATACTAGACAACGCTGACACAACAAGAATCATCCACCTATTGCAGATCCTCACATCCATCGCAACAGAAGAGCAGCATGACCTATTAACCAGCACTGGCTTTACGATTCAATCTCAGGATCAGGATGCTGACCGCATGCGGATAGCCATGCACTACATTGGCGAAAATTATCGCGATCAGATCCGTCTACATGAGCTTGCCTCCTTGACAGGAATGACGCCCAATTCATTTTGTCGTTATTTTAAATCGCAGATAGGTAAGACACTTTTTCAGTTTCTAATTGAAATGCGTGTAAAGACGGCTTGTAATTTATTACTTGAAAATAAGCAAACGATTAAGCAAATCTGCTTCGAATCTGGATTTCAAAACTTCTCAAGCTTTCATAAATATTTCAAGAATATCACGGGTACGACCCCGCTTAACTATCAGAAATCAAAAACTTAA
- a CDS encoding NAD(P)H-quinone oxidoreductase has translation MKAVVISRPGDPEVLTVEELERPQIGDMDVLIAVRAAGVNRPDVFQRKGNYPAPPGVDPRIPGLEVSGVIVEKGSLVDSWNIGDSVCALVAGGGYASYVSVYQGHCLPIPANLSFEEAAALPETVFTVWDNVFRRGKLQSGEHFLVHGGAGGIGSTAIQLGTLFGAEVYTTVSSEEKGLFCQSLGASKVINYRTQDFQEVLADLGVDVILDSIGGAYFEKNINLLNPDGRLVYINAMQGAKAEINLLKLMQKRILLTGSTLRARDHQFKETLRNEIWAEVWPKIISGDFKPRLFRVLPYHEAAKAHQFMEDSNLLGKIVLSF, from the coding sequence ATGAAAGCAGTTGTGATAAGCAGGCCAGGTGATCCTGAGGTATTAACGGTTGAGGAGCTGGAGCGACCACAGATCGGAGATATGGATGTATTGATCGCAGTCAGGGCCGCTGGTGTGAATAGGCCAGATGTTTTCCAGCGAAAGGGAAATTATCCAGCCCCTCCAGGTGTTGATCCACGTATCCCGGGGCTCGAAGTGTCAGGTGTTATTGTGGAGAAAGGCTCTTTGGTCGATAGCTGGAATATTGGTGACTCGGTGTGTGCGCTGGTTGCAGGAGGGGGGTATGCTAGTTACGTTTCTGTTTACCAGGGGCATTGCCTACCTATTCCAGCCAATCTAAGTTTTGAGGAAGCGGCAGCACTCCCTGAGACAGTATTCACCGTGTGGGACAATGTCTTTCGCAGGGGAAAACTACAATCTGGGGAACACTTCCTGGTGCATGGTGGAGCAGGCGGAATCGGTAGTACAGCTATTCAATTAGGGACCCTATTTGGTGCGGAAGTTTATACAACTGTTAGTTCGGAGGAGAAAGGTCTTTTTTGCCAATCTCTAGGTGCATCAAAAGTAATAAACTATAGGACCCAAGACTTCCAAGAAGTGCTAGCCGACTTGGGAGTTGATGTAATTTTAGACAGTATAGGTGGTGCCTATTTCGAAAAAAACATCAATCTCTTGAACCCCGATGGCCGTCTAGTCTATATCAATGCAATGCAAGGGGCTAAAGCGGAAATCAACTTGCTCAAATTGATGCAAAAAAGAATTCTACTTACCGGAAGTACCTTACGAGCAAGAGATCATCAATTTAAAGAAACATTACGTAATGAGATCTGGGCTGAGGTATGGCCTAAGATTATTTCTGGTGATTTTAAACCCAGACTGTTTCGTGTTTTGCCTTATCATGAAGCTGCAAAGGCACATCAATTCATGGAGGATTCGAATTTGTTGGGAAAAATCGTATTAAGTTTTTGA
- a CDS encoding TonB-dependent receptor has protein sequence MKLRGGNIIRFILLLTIISLFFLPTNTFGQATKKEVYGIVIDTAGNPLKGVSVHLTSSRDTLFSSTSATGYFHFGRVLGNDIRISCTQIGLSILERSYPLYNSSTAKLDVGKLTMFPHVSLLKEIVILKYKPIVYKQDTVQFNLDAFQFDRRALLEEALKALPNVQVSRDGSVYAFGKPISSVKVDGKRFFGGDVLTATRNLPADFVKSVQVIDFYGDEATAKGIKSTESEKILNIVLREDKKKITFGQATLGGGTADRYLGSIGVNRFDNGKEYSIVSSVNNTNTNLFSFGSPNGGEREREMGELADFADPTDGVNKISSVGASFSSPLSKAVNASGKYSFTQRNNSTVGNSFLQSIYGSGKGVNTSISNYEDYRIKSVDRTHKMDWDFDMKLSPRDQLKISPKLSWTNSTSRTLKDRRIKNNRLSSTGNYEAANSTESPAAALDLFYTRSFDKPGRKILYTFHTDFNALDKDEVLQDQNEGIDSTVTPPKITKTFLNQMIRTDNESKNIQSRLSLVEPVDLGGVLEINYDLDYTKIDASRSTFDHTNSEKEPIMIDSLSLKYNYSFASNKVGMIYRQDVGKNVKLNFGFAVQASELKGALTGQNNPASYPNVNFVPSAGLKWKFTKEEDLSIDYYGRNNQPNFYQIQPVVDNTNTQNIVVGNGELKSEFANTIVSKYRKSMTGKGQYFEASFAYNLVNDKIVADRTIEPNSTIQKTTYRNTDGYFDIKSYYLFTASLFSDNLQMSLNGNGDYYNNISFINDKKSFGGHILITQAIQFRYAWNDIFEAELNGNYSLNRATFDWPVRDNITAHSGIVGLGSKAYLGKHFTMGLELSQKFNAGYSSSWSNISPTIINAYMEYTFGRNNLGMLRFQGFDLMNQNTGISRAVVGNDILDVQNNRLARYFMLSLNIRLQKYPKKS, from the coding sequence ATGAAACTAAGGGGCGGGAATATCATCCGGTTTATACTTTTGTTAACTATTATAAGCTTGTTTTTTCTGCCAACGAATACGTTTGGTCAGGCGACAAAAAAAGAGGTTTATGGAATTGTTATAGATACTGCGGGCAATCCTCTCAAAGGTGTTAGTGTGCATTTGACGAGTTCTCGAGATACACTGTTTTCGTCAACATCAGCGACGGGATATTTTCACTTCGGACGTGTTTTAGGAAACGATATTCGGATAAGCTGTACACAAATAGGTTTGAGCATTCTCGAACGTAGTTATCCGCTTTACAATAGTAGTACGGCCAAACTGGATGTAGGGAAATTGACAATGTTTCCGCATGTTTCCTTATTAAAGGAGATTGTTATTCTCAAATATAAGCCTATTGTCTATAAACAAGATACTGTACAATTTAATTTAGACGCTTTTCAATTCGACAGACGTGCACTTTTGGAGGAGGCGCTTAAAGCCTTACCAAATGTGCAAGTATCTAGAGATGGATCTGTCTACGCCTTCGGAAAACCCATCTCTTCTGTAAAAGTTGATGGTAAGCGATTTTTTGGCGGGGATGTCCTGACTGCTACACGAAATCTCCCCGCGGATTTTGTGAAAAGTGTACAGGTTATTGATTTTTATGGAGATGAAGCGACGGCCAAAGGGATCAAAAGCACCGAATCTGAAAAGATATTGAATATTGTACTTCGAGAGGATAAGAAAAAAATCACTTTTGGACAGGCAACATTGGGCGGAGGTACCGCCGACCGCTATCTTGGAAGTATTGGTGTAAATAGATTTGATAATGGAAAAGAATATTCTATTGTATCCTCTGTCAATAATACCAATACCAATCTCTTTTCTTTTGGGTCTCCAAATGGAGGTGAGCGGGAACGTGAAATGGGGGAGTTGGCAGATTTCGCTGATCCTACAGATGGTGTCAACAAAATAAGTTCAGTCGGGGCTAGTTTTTCCAGCCCACTTTCAAAGGCTGTCAATGCCAGTGGAAAATATTCTTTTACTCAGCGTAACAATTCTACCGTAGGAAATTCTTTTTTGCAGTCCATTTATGGGTCTGGAAAAGGAGTGAATACCTCGATCAGTAATTATGAGGACTATCGGATAAAGTCTGTTGATCGGACACATAAAATGGATTGGGATTTCGATATGAAGCTTTCACCAAGAGACCAATTGAAGATTTCCCCAAAGCTCTCTTGGACGAATTCGACAAGTCGAACATTAAAGGATCGACGGATCAAGAACAACAGGTTGAGCAGTACAGGTAATTATGAAGCTGCTAATAGTACGGAAAGCCCAGCAGCAGCACTCGACCTTTTTTACACGAGGAGTTTTGACAAGCCAGGCCGGAAAATATTATATACTTTTCATACAGATTTCAATGCGTTGGATAAGGACGAAGTACTGCAAGATCAGAACGAAGGGATAGACAGTACTGTGACTCCACCTAAAATAACGAAAACCTTTCTGAATCAAATGATCCGAACGGATAACGAGAGCAAAAATATTCAGAGCCGCTTGTCTCTTGTCGAACCAGTAGATCTGGGAGGTGTGTTAGAGATCAACTATGACCTCGATTACACAAAAATAGATGCCAGCCGCTCAACTTTCGATCATACGAATTCTGAGAAGGAGCCTATAATGATCGATTCCCTCAGTTTAAAATATAACTATTCTTTTGCGAGTAATAAGGTCGGAATGATTTATCGGCAGGATGTGGGGAAAAACGTCAAATTAAATTTTGGCTTTGCTGTTCAGGCTTCAGAATTGAAAGGAGCCCTAACAGGTCAAAATAATCCAGCCTCCTATCCAAATGTAAATTTTGTACCCTCAGCCGGATTAAAGTGGAAGTTTACCAAAGAGGAAGATTTATCCATAGATTACTATGGACGTAATAATCAACCTAACTTCTATCAGATACAACCCGTGGTGGATAATACAAATACACAAAATATTGTTGTTGGAAACGGGGAATTAAAATCAGAATTTGCAAATACAATTGTTTCAAAGTACCGTAAATCAATGACGGGAAAAGGACAGTATTTTGAGGCAAGTTTTGCTTATAACCTGGTAAATGATAAAATTGTTGCAGATCGTACCATTGAGCCTAACTCTACAATACAAAAAACAACCTACCGGAATACGGATGGGTATTTTGATATTAAAAGCTATTACCTTTTTACAGCTTCTTTATTCTCGGATAATTTGCAGATGAGTCTTAATGGAAATGGGGATTACTATAACAATATCTCTTTCATTAATGATAAGAAGAGTTTTGGTGGGCATATTTTAATTACTCAGGCCATTCAATTTCGTTATGCTTGGAATGATATTTTTGAGGCCGAATTAAATGGTAATTATTCGTTGAATCGGGCGACTTTTGATTGGCCGGTTAGGGACAATATTACTGCACATTCTGGAATTGTTGGGCTTGGTTCCAAGGCTTATTTGGGGAAGCATTTCACGATGGGGCTGGAGCTATCCCAAAAGTTTAATGCAGGATATTCAAGTTCCTGGAGTAATATTAGTCCAACGATCATCAATGCATATATGGAATATACTTTTGGACGAAATAATCTGGGTATGTTGCGGTTTCAGGGCTTCGATTTAATGAATCAGAATACTGGAATATCCCGTGCTGTTGTTGGAAATGATATCTTGGATGTTCAAAATAATCGTTTGGCCCGTTATTTTATGCTCTCACTGAATATTCGTTTACAAAAATACCCCAAGAAGTCCTGA
- a CDS encoding ferritin, with amino-acid sequence MKDLLKLKSSLKEEIENILNAQIKVEAHSSALYLAMSSWCDDQGLENAADFFAKQSNEEREHMLKLFNYINNRGGRAISPEITGIPQDFESFRGVFEQTLEQEMFVTEQFNNIADKCAKAKDYVTFNFVQWFLEEQVEEEFVARRILELFDVIGEDGTGRWEIDKHLVKVAFAGE; translated from the coding sequence ATGAAAGATTTATTGAAATTAAAATCTTCTTTGAAAGAAGAGATCGAAAATATACTAAATGCACAAATTAAAGTTGAAGCACATTCTTCAGCGTTATATTTGGCAATGTCTTCATGGTGTGATGATCAAGGATTGGAAAATGCGGCTGATTTTTTTGCAAAACAGTCCAATGAAGAGCGCGAGCACATGTTGAAACTTTTCAACTACATTAATAATCGTGGTGGTCGTGCAATCTCTCCGGAGATTACGGGTATTCCACAAGATTTCGAATCATTCCGTGGTGTATTTGAGCAGACATTGGAGCAAGAGATGTTTGTAACAGAGCAATTTAATAACATTGCTGACAAATGTGCAAAAGCTAAGGATTACGTGACGTTCAACTTTGTACAATGGTTCTTGGAAGAGCAAGTAGAGGAAGAATTTGTTGCAAGACGTATCCTTGAATTATTTGATGTAATTGGTGAAGATGGTACTGGCCGTTGGGAAATTGACAAACACCTTGTTAAGGTAGCCTTTGCTGGTGAGTAA
- a CDS encoding DUF6686 family protein: MSELICPLAHVEEVFSTAAGKVYQCSRKNCFWLEYNNETTSFSVSDFLKFKKRMDSIDVERMINDTTRSSDFEIVMPFRTERCFILAVEDVLQLRELLDGAKFMMELNSVIRTCLQVSPFAVLV; the protein is encoded by the coding sequence ATGTCAGAATTGATTTGTCCATTAGCGCATGTTGAAGAGGTGTTTTCCACTGCAGCTGGTAAAGTTTACCAATGTAGTCGTAAAAATTGCTTCTGGTTGGAGTATAATAATGAAACTACATCTTTTTCGGTGTCGGACTTTTTGAAATTCAAGAAACGTATGGATTCAATCGATGTAGAGCGTATGATTAATGATACCACACGTTCTTCTGATTTTGAAATTGTTATGCCTTTCCGTACAGAAAGATGTTTCATTCTTGCTGTAGAGGATGTGCTTCAACTTCGTGAACTACTGGATGGGGCCAAATTTATGATGGAATTAAATTCCGTTATCAGAACCTGTCTACAGGTCTCTCCATTTGCTGTCTTAGTATAA
- the raiA gene encoding ribosome-associated translation inhibitor RaiA, with translation MNITVQSIRFNADQKLIEFIKKKTGKLEQFLDSIIGGECYLRLENVDDEANKISEIKLNIPGSQLFAKGQAKSFEEATDIAVESLRRQINKHKTKTKNTVVTNRKEVLTVEEEEEEEYD, from the coding sequence ATGAACATTACTGTGCAATCCATTCGATTTAATGCAGATCAAAAGTTAATCGAATTCATTAAAAAGAAAACAGGAAAATTAGAGCAGTTTTTGGATTCAATCATCGGTGGTGAATGCTACCTGCGATTGGAGAATGTCGATGACGAGGCAAATAAGATTTCAGAAATCAAACTGAATATCCCAGGGAGCCAACTTTTCGCAAAAGGGCAGGCGAAGAGTTTTGAGGAGGCAACGGATATCGCCGTAGAATCCTTGCGTAGGCAGATTAATAAACATAAAACAAAGACAAAAAATACAGTCGTTACTAATCGCAAAGAAGTACTTACCGTAGAGGAAGAAGAAGAGGAAGAATACGATTAA
- a CDS encoding tyrosine-type recombinase/integrase, producing the protein MLEKEFIRYLQIEKRYSEHTVIAYRHELEMFQSFLNVEGLVLSDVVYRDLRHYFAQMMESGKNASSVNRSMSSLRTYFKFLQREEYLDKNPMTLIKALKTAKKLPVVVEKEKLVQLLDHLEQEKNDFESCRNYLVMELLFGTGVRLAELLKIKEQDIDFFNKNILILGKRSKERLVPINDLLVKELKNYLQQKASQFVDTNNSLLIVTKDGKPAYAKLIYDIVHRYLTLISTQGKRSPHILRHTFATALLDNGADLNAIKELLGHAGLAATQVYTHNSAERLKSIYKQAHPKA; encoded by the coding sequence ATGTTGGAAAAGGAATTTATCCGGTATTTACAGATTGAAAAAAGATATTCAGAACATACCGTTATTGCTTATCGGCATGAACTGGAAATGTTTCAATCTTTTTTGAATGTTGAGGGGCTCGTGTTATCGGATGTTGTCTATCGAGATCTGCGTCATTACTTCGCTCAAATGATGGAGTCAGGTAAAAATGCAAGCTCTGTCAATCGAAGCATGTCTTCGCTGCGTACCTATTTTAAATTTCTTCAACGGGAAGAATACCTTGATAAAAATCCCATGACACTTATTAAGGCATTAAAAACTGCGAAGAAGCTACCCGTTGTTGTGGAGAAGGAAAAGTTAGTTCAGTTGTTGGATCATCTGGAACAGGAGAAGAATGATTTTGAATCATGCCGGAATTATTTGGTGATGGAATTGCTTTTTGGTACAGGGGTTCGCTTGGCTGAATTGTTGAAAATAAAGGAGCAGGATATAGATTTTTTTAATAAAAATATTCTTATATTAGGTAAAAGGAGCAAAGAACGTCTTGTTCCGATAAATGATCTTTTAGTAAAAGAATTGAAAAACTATTTGCAACAAAAAGCGTCGCAATTTGTTGATACTAATAACAGCTTACTAATTGTTACAAAAGATGGTAAACCAGCGTATGCCAAGCTGATCTATGACATTGTGCATCGGTATTTGACGCTGATTTCCACACAAGGTAAGCGAAGCCCTCATATTTTGAGGCACACGTTCGCAACGGCCCTTTTAGATAATGGGGCGGATTTAAATGCAATTAAGGAACTGTTGGGACATGCAGGGCTTGCCGCAACGCAGGTATACACGCACAACTCAGCAGAACGATTGAAGTCTATTTATAAACAAGCTCATCCAAAAGCTTAA
- the rpsU gene encoding 30S ribosomal protein S21, protein MIIVNVKEGESLDRALKRFKKKFEKTGVLRELRSRQAYEKRSVTRRIQVKKAIYKQSLNQDVAN, encoded by the coding sequence ATGATTATCGTAAATGTAAAAGAAGGAGAATCTTTAGATAGAGCATTGAAACGTTTCAAGAAGAAATTCGAGAAAACAGGAGTTTTAAGAGAGCTGCGTTCACGTCAAGCTTATGAAAAGAGATCTGTAACTCGTCGCATTCAAGTGAAAAAAGCGATTTACAAACAATCTTTGAATCAAGATGTCGCTAACTAA